The DNA window GACCTCGGCCTGGCCAACGTGATACTCACCAACGGCGCCCGCCTCTACGTCGACCACGCCCACCCGGAATACTCCACGCCCGAGGTGACCAACCCGCGCGACGTGGTGCGCTGGGACAAGGCCGGCGAGCGGGTGATGGCCGAGGCGTCCCGCCGGGCCGCCACCATCCCCGGCAGCCAGCCGATCCACCTCTACAAGAACAACACCGACAACAAGGGCGCCAGCTACGGCGCGCACGAGAACTACCTGATGCGCCGGCAGACCCCGTTCGCCGACATCGTGGCGTACCTGACGCCCTTCTTCGTCACCCGGCAGATCGTCACCGGCGCCGGCCGCGTCGGCATCGGCCAGGACGGCGGCCAGAGCGGCTTCCAGATTTCCCAGCGGGCCGACTTCTTCGAGGTCGAGGTGGGTCTGGAGACCACCCTCAAGCGCCCCATCATCAACACCCGGGACGAGCCGCACGCCGACGCCGACAAGTACCGCCGGCTGCACGTCATCATCGGCGATGCCAACCTCTCGGAGATCTCCACCTACCTCAAGGTCGGCACCACCGCGCTGATCCTCACCATGATCGAGGAAAAGGCGCTCGGTCCGGACCTCGGCATCGCCGACCCGGTCAGTGAGCTGCGTGCGGTCAGCCACGACCCGTCCCTGTCCCACCGGATGCGGCTGCGCGACGGCCGCCGGCTGACCGCGCTGGACGTGCAGTGGGCCTACCTGGAGCGCGTCCGGTCCTTTGTCGACGACCGCTACGGCTCGGACGTGGACGAGCAGACCACCGACGTGCTCGACCGTTGGGAGAGCGTGCTGGACCGGCTGGGCCGCGATCCGATGCTCTGCGCCGACGAGTTGGACTGGGTGGCGAAGCTGCGGCTGCTGGAGGGCTACCGGGAGCGGGAGAAGCTCGGCTGGGGCGCGCACAAGCTCCAGCTCGTCGACCTGCAATACTCCGACGTCCGGCCGGAGAAGGGCCTCTACCACCGGCTGGTCTCCCGGGGCGCGATGAAGACGCTGCTCACCGACGAGGAGACGCGCACCGCGATGACGGAGCCGCCCGAGGACACCCGGGCCTACTTCCGCGGCCGTTGCCTGGCGCAGTACGCCTCCGAGGTGGTCGCCGCGAGTTGGGATTCGGTGATCTTCGACGTGGGCCGGGAGTCGCTGGTCCGGGTGCCGATGATGGAGCCGGAACGGGGCACCCGCGCGCACGTCGGGGCGTTGTTCGACCGCTGCGCCAGCGCCAAGGACCTCCTGGAGACGTTGACCGGCCGGTGAGCGGCAGTACGCCCGCTGCGGATCGCCCTGTGGCATGGGTGGTCATGGTCTTCACCGTCGTGCTGGCGTTCCTGTCCTGGCACCTGGTGGAGAAGCCCGCACTGCGGTTCAAGGACTGGACGCCCCGCCTCCGCCGTTCGGGGCCGCCCACCGGCGGCCCGGCGGAGCAGCCCGCGCCAGCGCGAGCCGGAACGTGCGCCGGTGGCGGAACCGGTGCCGGTCTCGGCCGACGGGCCGGCGCACCGCGGCTGACGGCCGGCACGTTGCTGTGGCTGTGCGCGCACTGATCGCCGTCGGCGACAGCGCGATCCGAACACGGCTGACGAGGGGGCTTCCTGTCGCCTCGGCGGGGTAGATTTCATGCCAGGCGATCTAGAGGAGGCAGCAATGGCCACTCGTGACAGCGGCGGTCAGTCGCAGTCCGGCAAGTCCCGGCAGGGCGAGGAGATCGAGGACGTCACCACCGAGGCCAACCCTGAGGTGGCGGAGCGGCACGCCGAGATCACCGAGGACGTCGACGACCTGCTCGACGAGATCGACTCCGTCCTTGAGGAGAACGCCGAGGAATTCGTGAGAGGTTACGTGCAAAAAGGGGGCCAATGAGCCTTATGTCCGGGTCGCCTGGGCAATCGGACAAGGTGTGCCCGCAGTGTAAGCGGCTGCTGCCTATCGCGGAATTCCACCGTGACCGTCGGCGGGCAGATGGCTTCGCCTTCTACTGCAAGTCGTGCGCCGCTTCCCGGTCTGAGGCGAGCCGCCGCAAGCGTGGCGTAGCCCCGCTGCGGAAGTCGCCAACACCAGTCGCCGACGGTCTCAAGTGGTGCCCGGACTGTGAGCACATCAAGCCGCTGGAGGCGTTCCCCACCACCACGACAAAGGCCAGTGGCCGGCACAGCTACTGCAAACCCTGCCATAATGCCCGGGGCAAGGAGAGCAGGCAGCGGCTGTACGGCGGCAGCCGCGAATACCACCTGCGGCGGCGCTACGGCGTAGGGCAGAAGGAGTTCGACGAGCTTCTGGCCGAGCAGGGCGGTGTCTGCGCGATCTGCGGCGGCGCGGACCCGCAACATCTGGACCACGATCATCGCACCGGATGGGTGCGCGGGATACTCTGCTTCAACTGCAACGGTGGTCTTGGCCAGTTCCGTGACAGTCCCATGGGGCTGGCCAGGGCGATCACGTACCTGAGAGGAACTACGTGGCAGCGGGCTTTGATCCATCCGGGCGTCTACCAGATGTGTTCACCAACGCGGGGACGTCCTCCTTCACCACGTTTCTGAGCCGGGTGGCGCCGGAGATGCTGCCCGGTCGACGGCCGCTGCCGCCGGGCATGGCCGCCGACCTGGCGCCGCACGCGACCACCATCGTGGCCATCGCGGCCGCCGACGGTGTGGTGATGGCCGGCGACCGACGGGCCACCATGGGCAACCTGATCGCCCAGCGCGACATCGAGAAGGTGCACCCCGCCGACGCGTACTCGCTGGTCGGCATCGCGGGCACCGCGGGCATCGGCATCGAGCTGATGCGACTGTTCCAGGTGGAGTTGGAGCACTACGAGAAGATCGAGGGCGCCATGCTCTCGCTGGACGGCAAGGCCAACCGGCTGGCCTCGATGATCCGGGGCAACCTGGGCGCCGCCATGCAGGGGCTGGCGGTCGTGCCACTCTTCGCCGGCTTCGACCTCGCCTGCGCCGATCCGACGAGGGCTGGCCGGATCTTCAGCTTCGACGTGACCGGCGGCCCGTACGAGGAGACCGGCTACGACGCGATTGGCTCCGGCTCGCTCTTCGCCAAGTCGGCCTTGAAGAAGCGCTTCCGGGCCGGCCTGTCCGTCGACGACGCGACCCGGCTGGCGGTCGAGGCGCTCTACGACGCCGCGGACGACGACACCGCGACCGGCGGACCGGACCTGACCCGACGGATCTACCCGGTGGTGATGACCGCGACCGCCGAGGGCACCCGCCGGCTGACCGACGCCGAGACGGCGGCGATCGCCGAGGGCGTGGTCTCCGGCCGGATGGAGAACCCGGGCGGTTGACCCTCGTCCACCCCCACCAGTCAGCAGTCGTCAGCACAGCGCCGTAAGGAGAACCGCCGCCGTGGCCATGCAGTTCTACGCCTCGCCCGAACAGATCATGCGCGACCGCTCCGAGTTGGCCCGCAAGGGCATCGCCCGGGGTCGCAGCGCGGTGGTCCTCAGCTATGCCGGCGGGGTGCTCTTCGTCGCGGAGAACCTGTCCAGCGCCCTGCACAAGGTCAGTGAGATCTACGACCGGATCGGCTTCGCCGCCGTCGGGCGGTACAACGAGTTCGAGAACCTGCGCCGGGCCGGCGTGCGGATGGCTGACCTGAACGGGCTCAGCTACGACCGGCGGGACGTCACCGGTCGGGCGTTGGCGAACGCGTTCGCGCAGACGCTGGGCGCGATCTTCACCGAGCAGTCGAAGCCGTTCGAGGTGGAGATCTGCGTGGCGGAGGTCGGGGCCACCGCGGACGACGACGAGCTGTACCGACTGACCTACGACGGTTCGGTGAACGACGAGCCGGGGCGGATGGCGATGGGCGGGCAGGCCGAGGCGATCACCGGCGTGCTGAAGTCCAACCACCGACCGGACATGTCGCTCGGCGAGGCAGTCAAGGTGGCGGTGCAGGCGTTGAGCACCGTCGGCGGGGAGGGCGGCGCCGCCCGGACGATCGCCGCCAACCAGCTGGAGGTGGCGGTGCTGGACCGTCAGCGGGTGGGGCGTACCTTCCGGCGGATCACGGGTGCGGCGCTGACCGGGCTGCTCGACGGGGAAGCGGAGCAGGCGCCCGGCGAGCGGCCGGGCTCTCCGACGGTGCCGACCGGGGAGACGGGCAAGCCGACCAGCTCGGCGGGCTCGGCGGACCTGGAGGATCGGCCGGGCCAGACCGAGCGCTGATCCGGAAAAGCGAGCGCCGGGGACCGGGCTTCCGGTCCCCGGCGTTTCTGTACCGGGATGGCCTCGTAGCGGGTCAGCGGCGCTGCAGCAGCGGCCGGGCCAGGGACCAGTAGCCGGCCGCAACCGCGTTGAACAGGCCCATTCCGGGGGGCGCGTCGACGTTCGACGGGGCGACCCGGGCGGTCATCAGTGCGGCGATCACGCCGTCGGGCACGGTGCGCTCGGCCTGGAGCTGTCGGCGGCGGGCGCTGACCCAGGACCGATTGCTCCACAGCCAGGCCCAGCCGCGTGCCTTCTGCCTGGTCCAGCCGCCCGCGACCGCGGCGGCGAGCATGGCGGCCTCGGTGAGCAGCAGCATCGGGGCGAGCAGCACCAGCGTCCGGGTCTGGTAGGCGGTGAGCAGGGTGACCAGCCGGTTGCGTTCCACCAGGTAGAGCTTCAGCTCGTTGCGGGAGAACTCGTAGTGGTGCCGGACGACGGCGTCCGGGACGTACTCCAGGCGTAGGCCGCGTTGCCAGAGCCGCAGGCTGAGTTCGGTGTCCTCGTGGTAGGCGAAGTACTCGGCGGCGAAGCCGTCGAGTTCCTGCCAGCGCTGACGGCTGATCACGAAGCAGCAGCCGCTGAGCGAGGGGACGGTGGTGCGGCGAGCATGGGCGGTTGCCGGTTCCCCGTTGCCGCCGGCCCAGGACAGCCCGGTGAAGTGCAGCGGGTTGCCGGAGGTGTTGATCAGCTCGGGGGTGTCGGCCAGCCGGATCGAGGCCATGGCGGCGCCGACGCCGGGCTCGGCGGCCACCGCGACGGTCTTGGCGAGGGCGTCCGGGGCGACGATCGCGTCGGAGTTGACGAAGGCGAGCCAGTCGCCGGTGGCCTCGGCGGCGCCGAGCCGGCAGCCACCGGAGTAACCGGTGTTGCTGTCGGGCCGGAACACCCGGACCTGTGGGAGGCCCTTGACGACGTCGATGCCACCGCCGGTGCAGCCGTTGTCGACGACGATCAGCTCGATGTCGACGTCGGTGCTGGCCAGCACGGCGCGGGCGGCGTCGACCAGGTACGGCTCGGCGCCGTAGGCGAGCATCACCGCGGTCACCTGTGGGCGGGTCATCGGATGCCTCCGGATACGGCGGGGGCCACGGCGTCGTCGAGAGACCGGGCGGGGGTGGGGGTGCGACGGAAGCCAGCGAACAGCAGGACGGCCATGGTGGCGGCCACCACGGCGGAGCCGACGGTGTAGGCGAGCTCGACCCGGAGGGTCACCGGTGCCGGGATCAGCGTCACGGCGATCAGGGCGGCGACGCCGACGGTCCAGGCGAGGGCCTGGCCGCGGTGCCGGTCGAGAGCGAGCAGTGCCTGACCGAGCACCATCGCCCACAGGTAGGCGAGGGTGGCGGCGGCCAGCCAGGCGAAGTCGCCGTGGCCGAGGACGTCGGGGGCGTCGAAGAGCGTGCGGACCAGCCATGGGCCGACCAGCACGGCGGCGATCGCCCCGGTGAGGCCGAGCGCGGTGACGATGCCGAGCGCGCGGCGCAGCAGGCTGTGGAAGCCGGCCCGGTCCCCGGTGGTGGCGGTGGTGGCCAGGCCGGGCAGCAACGACGCCTGCAACGAGCCGAAGACGAACAGCGGGATGCGCACCAGCACCAGGGCGGAGAGCAGCGCGCCGGCGGCGGCGACGTCGGAGGGGGCGAGCAGCTTGACGTTGATCACCCCGACGTTCACCACGACCTGGGAGAGCAGGCTGGAGACGGTGAGCAGGCCGAGGCCGCGCAGCAGGGTGGCCCAGGCGACCGGCGGACCGCCACCGATGGCGCGCAGCACCGGCGGCAGGGTGAGCACGACGCTGACCAGCGGGGCGGCGACCAGCACCACGCCGTACCAGACGGGGGAGGTCACGCCGGCCAGCCCGAGCAGGGCGACCATGATGATGCGCAGCCCACCGTCGATGCCGAGCTGGGTGCCGTACCAGGGGAAGAGTTGCAGGCCGGAGAGGACGCCGCGGGTGGCGTAGGCGACGGCCATCGCGGCGAGCGCGCCGACCAGCACGGTGACCATGGCGCTGTCGCCGGCGAAGAGCCGGTCGGCGAGCGGCTGACGGCCGGCGGTGACGGCCAGCACCAGCACGGCGAGCACCACGGCGGCCACCGTGACGCCGCGGGCCAGCACCGGCCCCGGTGGCAGCCCCTGGCTGTGGCGGGCGGCGACGAGCCGGGCGACCTCCTGCTCGACGGGCATGAAGACGCCGATGCCGAGGGTGAAGACGATCGACCAGAGCACCGACAGGGAGGAGTAGTCGGCCTCCGTGAGGCTGTGGCCGGCCACCGCGAGGTGAACGTAGGAGGCGAGGCCGAGGAGACCCAGTCCGGCACCCACGGCGATCGTGCCGGGTGGGATCAGGCGCAGCAGGCGAGAGATCATCGACGAATGAGCGCCAGCGTGAG is part of the Micromonospora cremea genome and encodes:
- a CDS encoding ubiquitin-like protein Pup, with amino-acid sequence MATRDSGGQSQSGKSRQGEEIEDVTTEANPEVAERHAEITEDVDDLLDEIDSVLEENAEEFVRGYVQKGGQ
- the prcA gene encoding proteasome subunit alpha; the encoded protein is MAMQFYASPEQIMRDRSELARKGIARGRSAVVLSYAGGVLFVAENLSSALHKVSEIYDRIGFAAVGRYNEFENLRRAGVRMADLNGLSYDRRDVTGRALANAFAQTLGAIFTEQSKPFEVEICVAEVGATADDDELYRLTYDGSVNDEPGRMAMGGQAEAITGVLKSNHRPDMSLGEAVKVAVQALSTVGGEGGAARTIAANQLEVAVLDRQRVGRTFRRITGAALTGLLDGEAEQAPGERPGSPTVPTGETGKPTSSAGSADLEDRPGQTER
- the dop gene encoding depupylase/deamidase Dop — encoded protein: MSVRRIMGTEIEYGISVPGQAGANPMVTSSQVVNAYGARPELNRGGRARWDYEEESPLRDARGFTYSGAAYDPAEALADEDLGLANVILTNGARLYVDHAHPEYSTPEVTNPRDVVRWDKAGERVMAEASRRAATIPGSQPIHLYKNNTDNKGASYGAHENYLMRRQTPFADIVAYLTPFFVTRQIVTGAGRVGIGQDGGQSGFQISQRADFFEVEVGLETTLKRPIINTRDEPHADADKYRRLHVIIGDANLSEISTYLKVGTTALILTMIEEKALGPDLGIADPVSELRAVSHDPSLSHRMRLRDGRRLTALDVQWAYLERVRSFVDDRYGSDVDEQTTDVLDRWESVLDRLGRDPMLCADELDWVAKLRLLEGYREREKLGWGAHKLQLVDLQYSDVRPEKGLYHRLVSRGAMKTLLTDEETRTAMTEPPEDTRAYFRGRCLAQYASEVVAASWDSVIFDVGRESLVRVPMMEPERGTRAHVGALFDRCASAKDLLETLTGR
- a CDS encoding endonuclease VII domain-containing protein, translating into MSLMSGSPGQSDKVCPQCKRLLPIAEFHRDRRRADGFAFYCKSCAASRSEASRRKRGVAPLRKSPTPVADGLKWCPDCEHIKPLEAFPTTTTKASGRHSYCKPCHNARGKESRQRLYGGSREYHLRRRYGVGQKEFDELLAEQGGVCAICGGADPQHLDHDHRTGWVRGILCFNCNGGLGQFRDSPMGLARAITYLRGTTWQRALIHPGVYQMCSPTRGRPPSPRF
- a CDS encoding glycosyltransferase family 2 protein codes for the protein MTRPQVTAVMLAYGAEPYLVDAARAVLASTDVDIELIVVDNGCTGGGIDVVKGLPQVRVFRPDSNTGYSGGCRLGAAEATGDWLAFVNSDAIVAPDALAKTVAVAAEPGVGAAMASIRLADTPELINTSGNPLHFTGLSWAGGNGEPATAHARRTTVPSLSGCCFVISRQRWQELDGFAAEYFAYHEDTELSLRLWQRGLRLEYVPDAVVRHHYEFSRNELKLYLVERNRLVTLLTAYQTRTLVLLAPMLLLTEAAMLAAAVAGGWTRQKARGWAWLWSNRSWVSARRRQLQAERTVPDGVIAALMTARVAPSNVDAPPGMGLFNAVAAGYWSLARPLLQRR
- a CDS encoding lipopolysaccharide biosynthesis protein gives rise to the protein MISRLLRLIPPGTIAVGAGLGLLGLASYVHLAVAGHSLTEADYSSLSVLWSIVFTLGIGVFMPVEQEVARLVAARHSQGLPPGPVLARGVTVAAVVLAVLVLAVTAGRQPLADRLFAGDSAMVTVLVGALAAMAVAYATRGVLSGLQLFPWYGTQLGIDGGLRIIMVALLGLAGVTSPVWYGVVLVAAPLVSVVLTLPPVLRAIGGGPPVAWATLLRGLGLLTVSSLLSQVVVNVGVINVKLLAPSDVAAAGALLSALVLVRIPLFVFGSLQASLLPGLATTATTGDRAGFHSLLRRALGIVTALGLTGAIAAVLVGPWLVRTLFDAPDVLGHGDFAWLAAATLAYLWAMVLGQALLALDRHRGQALAWTVGVAALIAVTLIPAPVTLRVELAYTVGSAVVAATMAVLLFAGFRRTPTPARSLDDAVAPAVSGGIR
- the prcB gene encoding proteasome subunit beta, producing MAAGFDPSGRLPDVFTNAGTSSFTTFLSRVAPEMLPGRRPLPPGMAADLAPHATTIVAIAAADGVVMAGDRRATMGNLIAQRDIEKVHPADAYSLVGIAGTAGIGIELMRLFQVELEHYEKIEGAMLSLDGKANRLASMIRGNLGAAMQGLAVVPLFAGFDLACADPTRAGRIFSFDVTGGPYEETGYDAIGSGSLFAKSALKKRFRAGLSVDDATRLAVEALYDAADDDTATGGPDLTRRIYPVVMTATAEGTRRLTDAETAAIAEGVVSGRMENPGG